The Oncorhynchus tshawytscha isolate Ot180627B linkage group LG05, Otsh_v2.0, whole genome shotgun sequence genome includes a window with the following:
- the ints7 gene encoding LOW QUALITY PROTEIN: integrator complex subunit 7 (The sequence of the model RefSeq protein was modified relative to this genomic sequence to represent the inferred CDS: inserted 2 bases in 1 codon; substituted 2 bases at 2 genomic stop codons): protein MLSSGFRSPVDLKLTLNPILQHMHHIASLASSSLASSSLASSSLASSSRELLQQLVTSYPYTPMVIVTLHTFTQLAASSLIDITKWLQLFLQYMKEDPRNAVKRLAIQDLKLLAKKATYLWNRENTQVGSCVPHIPANSLLHNPTASGELSFIGYYEDNPCDAFTPPRLIDLVKLAQECCYHSNLAFSAHGVTVPANIVISYPEKDMMHLEQDTVMGVESLLVLCSQGDRPRTQATLKMALTSLVQLLKSRPHLSQSTVAFLLCQLHSACDPSNVLICHARAAIATQLPVLGXGMLGDLVDFYRVAIHSFTDKLQVLLLSLATVVFVASQSSLSAEVKTVIKQQLENMAIGWQTSRMGCHEFSSKLYQSLQTHVSSEHFYFWLNGLKEFSQAVLCLSGLEDRDYSVAMAAIAEALRSYQKGITSLTCDAVISLLNVALSFQRYFFQNLQSTSILRELTKLSLSPSPRTPTEPIPVQNNQQLPLKVEGVVQHGSTPGLFGKIQSVCLNVSSALQTKTGGLEYXIPLVSKTNEIEQRVEPHNDYFSTQFLLIFSILGSHTVNVEASVVDEICMEWKTXPKITVSVKSLEDLYSQQLCHHHQQQQAQQARPKPAPPEE, encoded by the exons ATGCTCAG CTCTGGTTTCAGGTCCCCGGTGGACCTGAAACTGACGCTAAACCCTATTCTGCAGCACATGCACCACATTGCCAGCCTGGCCTCTAGCAGCCTGGCCTCTAGCAGCCTGGCCTCCAGCAGCCTGGCCTCCAGCAGCCGGGAGCTGCTTCAGCAGCTGGTCACTTCCTACCCCTACACACCCATGGTCATTGTCACCCTGCACACCTTCACCCAGCTGGCCGCCTCCTCGCTCATCGACATCACCAAATGG TTACAGCTGTTTCTCCAGTACATGAAGGAGGACCCTAGGAATGCAGTCAAGAGACTGGCCATCCAGGACTTGAAGCTCCTGGCTAAAAAGGCCACCTATCTCTGGAACAGAGAAAACACTCAGGTGGGGTCTTGTGTCCCACACATACCTGCAAATTCCCTTCTCCATAATCCAACAGCGAGTGGTGAATTATCTTTCATTGGTTATTATGAGGATAATCCAT GTGATGCTTTCACCCCTCCTCGGCTCATTGACCTTGTTAAGCTAGCGCAGGAATGCTGTTACCACAGCAACCTGGCCTTCTCTGCCCATGGAGTCACTGTGCCCGCCAACATCGTCATTTCCTATCCAGAGAAAg ACATGATGCATCTGGAGCAGGACACCGTGATGGGGGTGGAGTCTCTGCTGGTGCTCTGCAGTCAGGGCGACCGCCCCAGAACTCAGGCCACGCTCAAG aTGGCTCTCACCTCATTGGTCCAGCTGCTGAAGAGTCGCCCCCACCTCAGCCAATCGACTGTGGCGTTCCTGCTGTGCCAGCTGCACTCGGCCTGCGACCCCTCAAACGTGCTGATATGCCACGCCCGGGCGGCCATCGCCACCCAGCTGCCCGTGCTGGGATAGGGCATGCTGGGGGATCTGGTGGACTTCTACCGGGTGGCCATTCACTCTTTCACCGACAAGCTGCAGGTGCTCCT CCTTTCCCTGGCGACTGTGGTGTTTGTGGCTAGCCAGTCGTCCCTGTCGGCGGAGGTGAAGACGGTGATCAAGCAGCAGCTGGAGAACATGGCCATCGGTTGGCAGACCTCGCGCATG ggTTGCCATGAGTTCTCCAGCAAGCTGTACCAGAGCCTGCAGACGCATGTGTCCTCGGAGCATTTCTACTTCTGGCTCAACGGTCTGAAGGAGTTCTCCCAGGCCGTGCTGTGTCTTAGCGGCCTGGAGGACAGAGACTACAGTGTAGCTATGGCGGCCATCGCCGAGGCCCTGCGCTCTTACCAGAAGGGCATCACCTCCCTGACG TGTGACGCGGTCATATCTCTGCTTAATGTTGCACTGTCTTTCCAGAGGTACTTCTTCCAGAACCTCCAGTCAACCAGTATTTTAAGGGAACTAACTAAA ctttctctctccccatctcctcggACCCCAACCGAGCCAATCCCGGTGCAGAACAaccaacagctgcctctgaaGGTGGAGGGCGTGGTGCAGCATGGCTCTACCCCTGGATTGTTCGGCAAGATTCAGTCTGTCTGCCTCAACGTCAGCTCCGCTCTCCAGACCAAGACTGGTGGGCTGGAATACTAG ATTCCACTGGTCAGCAAGACCAATGAAATTGAGCAGCGGGTGGAGCCCCACAACGACTACTTCAGCACCCAGTTCCTGCTCATCTTTTCTATCCTGGGCAGCCACACGGTCAACGTGGAGGCCTCAGTGGTGGACGAGATCTGCATGGAGTGGAAGAC GCCCAAAATCACTGTGTCGGTCAAGTCCCTGGAGGACCTTTACTCCCAGCAGCtctgccaccaccaccaacagCAGCAGGCACAGCAGGCTAGGCCCAAGCCGGCCCCCCCAGAGGAGTAG
- the dtl gene encoding denticleless protein homolog isoform X2 encodes MLFRSIVDRGVRRRRCNDLNPKYNLSSLLDCYQCTRHDEHITYGNSGVAFATAPGLQGVLAVASEEGVLRLYNTENRQSPLLKEWLAHDNAICDLAWVPGEASLVTASGDQMAKLWDVTSGELLGSFKGHQCSLKSVAFTQQEKAVFCTGGRDGNIMVWDTRCSKKDGFYRQVKQISGAHNKMDRNTPSKTKKKRPGTRGMDPSVDSQQSVTVVLFQDEHTLISSGAVDGIIKMWDLRKNYTAYHHDPIPLQAYPYPGTSTRKLGYSGLVLDSTGSNLFSNCTDNNIYMFNVSGLKTTPVAVFGGHLNSSFYVKSTVSPDNQFLASGSSDHHAYIWKISDPKHPPMMLQGHSQQVTSIAWCPTDFTKIASCSDDNTIRIWRLDRGTDGAKSSVGEANLVGWACPKPATTMPSPMPLNQAECTPAKSPWPRHLGALASPQPAACAPRGADLPLASSTTAASPLQAQGSRATLIRQKTPSISNWFAWTPGEQITPPLRKVLSPCPIPTLSSERTAKRRLENGDSGAAGGCEGSGECDCITGLYPAAKRSRGLAGVCCPSQEPPHAATERSEAWGKADLQVEDQRPVPATQADKEKSSPKGADWLSAMSQKLRKGVGKPSSTPRSTSTPKRQDGRIPTSPVYTRS; translated from the exons ATGCTTTTTCGCTCCATTGTCGACAGAGGAGTCCGTAGACGGAGGTGCAATG ACCTCAACCCAAAATACAATTTGTCCTCTCTGCTGGACTGCTACCAGTGTACCCGTCATGATGAACACATCACATACGGGAATTCGGGGGTCGCCTTCGCTACAG CCCCGGGGCTGCAGGGCGTCCTTGCAGTGGCCAGTGAGGAGGGAGTCCTGAGGCTGTACAACACAGAGAACCGACAGAGTCCACTGCTGAAAG AATGGTTGGCACATGATAATGCTATCTGTGACCTTGCTTGGGTGCCAGGGGAGGCTAGCTTG GTGACCGCGTCAGGTGATCAGATGGCCAAGCTGTGGGATGTGACATCAGGGGAGCTCCTTGGTAGCTTCAAGGGGCACCAGTGCAGCCTCAAGTCTGTTGCATTCACACAGCAGGAGAAAG CTGTGTTCTGTACTGGGGGCCGAGATGGGAATATTATGGTCTGGGACACAAGGTGCAGCAAAAAAG ATGGCTTCTACAGGCAGGTAAAGCAGATCAGTGGAGCTCACAATAAGATGGACAGAAACACACCCTCTAAGACAAAGAAGAAACGCCCCGGCACACGCGGCATGGACCCCTCTGTG GACTCCCAGCAGAGTGTCACGGTGGTTCTGTTCCAGGATGAACACACACTCATCTCCTCAGGTGCTGTTGATGG GATAATCAAGATGTGGGACCTCCGGAAAAACTACACAGCGTACCACCATGACCCCATCCCACTCCAGGCGTACCCGTACCCAGGGACTAGCACACGGAAGCTAG GTTACTCAGGGCTGGTGTTGGACTCCACTGGCTCCAACCTGTTCTCCAACTGCACTGACAACAACATCTACATGTTCAATGTCAGCGGGCTGAAAACCACTCCAG TGGCAGTCTTCGGTGGTCACCTCAACTCCTCGTTTTACGTGAAGTCCACTGTTAGCCCCGACAACCAGTTCCTGGCTAGTGGCTCAAGTGACCATCATGCGTACATCTGGAAG ATCTCCGACCCAAAACACCCTCCCATGATGCTTCAGGGCCACAGCCAGCAAGTGACCTCCATAGCATGGTGCCCCACAGATTTCACAAAG ATTGCTTCCTGCTCTGATGACAACACCATACGGATCTGGCGTCTGGACCGGGGTACAGATGGAGCAAAGTCTTCTGTTGGAGAGGCCAATCTGGTGGGCTGGGCTTGTCCTAaacctgccaccaccatgcccaGTCCAA tgcCTTTGAACCAGGCGGAGTGCACCCCAGCCAAGAGTCCCTGGCCAAGGCATCTGGGGGCCCTGGCCTCCCCCCAGCCTGCTGCCTGTGCCCCCAGAGGAGCAGACCTGCCTCTCGCCTCAAGCACCACCGCCGCCTCCCCCCTTCAGGCCCAGGGCTCCAGGGCCACCCTCATACGTCAGAAAACGCCCTCCATCAGCAACTGGTTTGCCTGGACTCCCGGGGAACAGATCACCCCTCCTCTCCGCAAGGTGCTTAGCCCCTGTCCCATCCCTACCCTTTCCTCGGAGAGGACGGCCAAGCGCCGGCTGGAGAATGGTGACAGTGGGGCGGCAGGGGGCTGTGAAGGTTCAGGGGAGTGTGACTGCATCACAGGGCTCTACCCCGCAGCCAAGAGGAGCCGGGGACTAGCAGGAGTGTGCTGCCCTAGCCAGGAGCCACCTCATGCGGCCACAGAGAGGAGCGAGGCCTGGGGAAAAGCAGACCTCCAGGTGGAAGACCAGAGGCCTGTCCCAGCCACACAGGCTGACAAGGAGAAGAGCTCTCCAAAAGGGGCAGACTGGTTGTCAGCAATGAGCCAGAAGCTGAGGAAAGGTGTGGGAAAACCCAGCAGCACTCCCAGAAGCACCAGTACCCCCAAGAGGCAAGATGGCAGGATACCAACCTCACCAGTATACACAAGATCCTAA
- the dtl gene encoding denticleless protein homolog isoform X1 produces MLFRSIVDRGVRRRRCNDLNPKYNLSSLLDCYQCTRHDEHITYGNSGVAFATAPGLQGVLAVASEEGVLRLYNTENRQSPLLKEWLAHDNAICDLAWVPGEASLVTASGDQMAKLWDVTSGELLGSFKGHQCSLKSVAFTQQEKAVFCTGGRDGNIMVWDTRCSKKDGFYRQVKQISGAHNKMDRNTPSKTKKKRPGTRGMDPSVDSQQSVTVVLFQDEHTLISSGAVDGIIKMWDLRKNYTAYHHDPIPLQAYPYPGTSTRKLGYSGLVLDSTGSNLFSNCTDNNIYMFNVSGLKTTPVAVFGGHLNSSFYVKSTVSPDNQFLASGSSDHHAYIWKISDPKHPPMMLQGHSQQVTSIAWCPTDFTKIASCSDDNTIRIWRLDRGTDGAKSSVGEANLVGWACPKPATTMPSPMPLNQAECTPAKSPWPRHLGALASPQPAACAPRGADLPLASSTTAASPLQAQGSRATLIRQKTPSISNWFAWTPGEQITPPLRKVLSPCPIPTLSSERTAKRRLENGDSGAAGGCEGSGECDCITGLYPAAKRSRGLAGVCCPSQEPPHAATERSEAWGKADLQVEDQRPVPATQADKEKSSPKGADWLSAMSQKLRKGVGKPSSTPRSTSTPKRQDGRIPTSPAMSSPSWAMRSLKSMKKISS; encoded by the exons ATGCTTTTTCGCTCCATTGTCGACAGAGGAGTCCGTAGACGGAGGTGCAATG ACCTCAACCCAAAATACAATTTGTCCTCTCTGCTGGACTGCTACCAGTGTACCCGTCATGATGAACACATCACATACGGGAATTCGGGGGTCGCCTTCGCTACAG CCCCGGGGCTGCAGGGCGTCCTTGCAGTGGCCAGTGAGGAGGGAGTCCTGAGGCTGTACAACACAGAGAACCGACAGAGTCCACTGCTGAAAG AATGGTTGGCACATGATAATGCTATCTGTGACCTTGCTTGGGTGCCAGGGGAGGCTAGCTTG GTGACCGCGTCAGGTGATCAGATGGCCAAGCTGTGGGATGTGACATCAGGGGAGCTCCTTGGTAGCTTCAAGGGGCACCAGTGCAGCCTCAAGTCTGTTGCATTCACACAGCAGGAGAAAG CTGTGTTCTGTACTGGGGGCCGAGATGGGAATATTATGGTCTGGGACACAAGGTGCAGCAAAAAAG ATGGCTTCTACAGGCAGGTAAAGCAGATCAGTGGAGCTCACAATAAGATGGACAGAAACACACCCTCTAAGACAAAGAAGAAACGCCCCGGCACACGCGGCATGGACCCCTCTGTG GACTCCCAGCAGAGTGTCACGGTGGTTCTGTTCCAGGATGAACACACACTCATCTCCTCAGGTGCTGTTGATGG GATAATCAAGATGTGGGACCTCCGGAAAAACTACACAGCGTACCACCATGACCCCATCCCACTCCAGGCGTACCCGTACCCAGGGACTAGCACACGGAAGCTAG GTTACTCAGGGCTGGTGTTGGACTCCACTGGCTCCAACCTGTTCTCCAACTGCACTGACAACAACATCTACATGTTCAATGTCAGCGGGCTGAAAACCACTCCAG TGGCAGTCTTCGGTGGTCACCTCAACTCCTCGTTTTACGTGAAGTCCACTGTTAGCCCCGACAACCAGTTCCTGGCTAGTGGCTCAAGTGACCATCATGCGTACATCTGGAAG ATCTCCGACCCAAAACACCCTCCCATGATGCTTCAGGGCCACAGCCAGCAAGTGACCTCCATAGCATGGTGCCCCACAGATTTCACAAAG ATTGCTTCCTGCTCTGATGACAACACCATACGGATCTGGCGTCTGGACCGGGGTACAGATGGAGCAAAGTCTTCTGTTGGAGAGGCCAATCTGGTGGGCTGGGCTTGTCCTAaacctgccaccaccatgcccaGTCCAA tgcCTTTGAACCAGGCGGAGTGCACCCCAGCCAAGAGTCCCTGGCCAAGGCATCTGGGGGCCCTGGCCTCCCCCCAGCCTGCTGCCTGTGCCCCCAGAGGAGCAGACCTGCCTCTCGCCTCAAGCACCACCGCCGCCTCCCCCCTTCAGGCCCAGGGCTCCAGGGCCACCCTCATACGTCAGAAAACGCCCTCCATCAGCAACTGGTTTGCCTGGACTCCCGGGGAACAGATCACCCCTCCTCTCCGCAAGGTGCTTAGCCCCTGTCCCATCCCTACCCTTTCCTCGGAGAGGACGGCCAAGCGCCGGCTGGAGAATGGTGACAGTGGGGCGGCAGGGGGCTGTGAAGGTTCAGGGGAGTGTGACTGCATCACAGGGCTCTACCCCGCAGCCAAGAGGAGCCGGGGACTAGCAGGAGTGTGCTGCCCTAGCCAGGAGCCACCTCATGCGGCCACAGAGAGGAGCGAGGCCTGGGGAAAAGCAGACCTCCAGGTGGAAGACCAGAGGCCTGTCCCAGCCACACAGGCTGACAAGGAGAAGAGCTCTCCAAAAGGGGCAGACTGGTTGTCAGCAATGAGCCAGAAGCTGAGGAAAGGTGTGGGAAAACCCAGCAGCACTCCCAGAAGCACCAGTACCCCCAAGAGGCAAGATGGCAGGATACCAACCTCACCA GCAATGTCCTCTCCCTCCTGGGCAATGCGCTCACTGAAATCCATGAAGAAAATATCTTCCTAG
- the dtl gene encoding denticleless protein homolog isoform X3 → MLFRSIVDRGVRRRRCNDLNPKYNLSSLLDCYQCTRHDEHITYGNSGVAFATAPGLQGVLAVASEEGVLRLYNTENRQSPLLKEWLAHDNAICDLAWVPGEASLVTASGDQMAKLWDVTSGELLGSFKGHQCSLKSVAFTQQEKAVFCTGGRDGNIMVWDTRCSKKDGFYRQVKQISGAHNKMDRNTPSKTKKKRPGTRGMDPSVDSQQSVTVVLFQDEHTLISSGAVDGIIKMWDLRKNYTAYHHDPIPLQAYPYPGTSTRKLGYSGLVLDSTGSNLFSNCTDNNIYMFNVSGLKTTPVAVFGGHLNSSFYVKSTVSPDNQFLASGSSDHHAYIWKISDPKHPPMMLQGHSQQVTSIAWCPTDFTKIASCSDDNTIRIWRLDRGTDGAKSSVGEANLVGWACPKPATTMPSPMPLNQAECTPAKSPWPRHLGALASPQPAACAPRGADLPLASSTTAASPLQAQGSRATLIRQKTPSISNWFAWTPGEQITPPLRKVLSPCPIPTLSSERTAKRRLENGDSGAAGGCEGSGECDCITGLYPAAKRSRGLAGVCCPSQEPPHAATERSEAWGKADLQVEDQRPVPATQADKEKSSPKGADWLSAMSQKLRKGVGKPSSTPRSTSTPKRQCPLPPGQCAH, encoded by the exons ATGCTTTTTCGCTCCATTGTCGACAGAGGAGTCCGTAGACGGAGGTGCAATG ACCTCAACCCAAAATACAATTTGTCCTCTCTGCTGGACTGCTACCAGTGTACCCGTCATGATGAACACATCACATACGGGAATTCGGGGGTCGCCTTCGCTACAG CCCCGGGGCTGCAGGGCGTCCTTGCAGTGGCCAGTGAGGAGGGAGTCCTGAGGCTGTACAACACAGAGAACCGACAGAGTCCACTGCTGAAAG AATGGTTGGCACATGATAATGCTATCTGTGACCTTGCTTGGGTGCCAGGGGAGGCTAGCTTG GTGACCGCGTCAGGTGATCAGATGGCCAAGCTGTGGGATGTGACATCAGGGGAGCTCCTTGGTAGCTTCAAGGGGCACCAGTGCAGCCTCAAGTCTGTTGCATTCACACAGCAGGAGAAAG CTGTGTTCTGTACTGGGGGCCGAGATGGGAATATTATGGTCTGGGACACAAGGTGCAGCAAAAAAG ATGGCTTCTACAGGCAGGTAAAGCAGATCAGTGGAGCTCACAATAAGATGGACAGAAACACACCCTCTAAGACAAAGAAGAAACGCCCCGGCACACGCGGCATGGACCCCTCTGTG GACTCCCAGCAGAGTGTCACGGTGGTTCTGTTCCAGGATGAACACACACTCATCTCCTCAGGTGCTGTTGATGG GATAATCAAGATGTGGGACCTCCGGAAAAACTACACAGCGTACCACCATGACCCCATCCCACTCCAGGCGTACCCGTACCCAGGGACTAGCACACGGAAGCTAG GTTACTCAGGGCTGGTGTTGGACTCCACTGGCTCCAACCTGTTCTCCAACTGCACTGACAACAACATCTACATGTTCAATGTCAGCGGGCTGAAAACCACTCCAG TGGCAGTCTTCGGTGGTCACCTCAACTCCTCGTTTTACGTGAAGTCCACTGTTAGCCCCGACAACCAGTTCCTGGCTAGTGGCTCAAGTGACCATCATGCGTACATCTGGAAG ATCTCCGACCCAAAACACCCTCCCATGATGCTTCAGGGCCACAGCCAGCAAGTGACCTCCATAGCATGGTGCCCCACAGATTTCACAAAG ATTGCTTCCTGCTCTGATGACAACACCATACGGATCTGGCGTCTGGACCGGGGTACAGATGGAGCAAAGTCTTCTGTTGGAGAGGCCAATCTGGTGGGCTGGGCTTGTCCTAaacctgccaccaccatgcccaGTCCAA tgcCTTTGAACCAGGCGGAGTGCACCCCAGCCAAGAGTCCCTGGCCAAGGCATCTGGGGGCCCTGGCCTCCCCCCAGCCTGCTGCCTGTGCCCCCAGAGGAGCAGACCTGCCTCTCGCCTCAAGCACCACCGCCGCCTCCCCCCTTCAGGCCCAGGGCTCCAGGGCCACCCTCATACGTCAGAAAACGCCCTCCATCAGCAACTGGTTTGCCTGGACTCCCGGGGAACAGATCACCCCTCCTCTCCGCAAGGTGCTTAGCCCCTGTCCCATCCCTACCCTTTCCTCGGAGAGGACGGCCAAGCGCCGGCTGGAGAATGGTGACAGTGGGGCGGCAGGGGGCTGTGAAGGTTCAGGGGAGTGTGACTGCATCACAGGGCTCTACCCCGCAGCCAAGAGGAGCCGGGGACTAGCAGGAGTGTGCTGCCCTAGCCAGGAGCCACCTCATGCGGCCACAGAGAGGAGCGAGGCCTGGGGAAAAGCAGACCTCCAGGTGGAAGACCAGAGGCCTGTCCCAGCCACACAGGCTGACAAGGAGAAGAGCTCTCCAAAAGGGGCAGACTGGTTGTCAGCAATGAGCCAGAAGCTGAGGAAAGGTGTGGGAAAACCCAGCAGCACTCCCAGAAGCACCAGTACCCCCAAGAG GCAATGTCCTCTCCCTCCTGGGCAATGCGCTCACTGA